Below is a genomic region from Rhodohalobacter sp. 614A.
TTATCCTGCACATAGAGACCAAACTGCATGCCGGTAAAGTTGGCGGTTGGATTTCCATCTTCAAGCAGATAACTAAGTTCATAATCATAAGGAGAGCCACTTGCCAAATCTTCAATACTGCGGAATGTATAGGCACCAAATGCATTTCTCGCAAAAAGATTATCAAATGCAAAGATCTGATTACTTGTACCCAGCGTAAACTCATGTTCACCTGAGATGTAGGTAAAGTTATTGGTAATCTCAATGAGATCCTGGTCCAGACTGTTTGCCTGAGAATACTGCTCAACACCAGCGTTAATAGTACCAAAGCCACTTCTGTCGCTATCGTAAGGAATACTTACCGTTACACTTGGAAAACGCTGGGAAGGAACATCCCTTGAATCACGAATCCGAGTGTAAACCACACGAGCTTCGTTATATGCATTATTGCTGAGTGTACTTGTAAGTTCCGCAACAATGGAGTTTTGAGAACTGTTGAAGTCGTATTGGCGGTTACTGAATGTAAATGAACTTGTTCCACGGCTAATCCCTCGATTCGCAATAGCATCCACATAGTTGTAACGAAGGCTCAGCTTGTTACTTTGATTGATGTTCCAATCAAGTTTTGCAAGAAGCTTGTTGTTGTTGGTGTCGGTATCCAACGGAGAGCTATATCCCCCAGGATCATAACCATATTGATTCTGTAAAATACTGGAAATCTCATCAAAGGTAGAGCTCTCAAAATCAACTTCGTTTGGAGCACCACTATTTAAAATACCGCCTGTAATCGGGCTGGTTTCTCTTTTAAACTCTCCGTTTACAAAGAAGAACAGTTTGTCTTTAACAATGGGGCCGCCAATATTTAAACCGATATATCTTTCAGTAAAATCAGGATAATCATCTGAAGACTCTCCATCTATCTCAAAATTACCAATCAGGTTCTGATTTCGGGTTTGAAAATAAACGGAGCCTGTATAATCATTTGTTCCGCTTTTGGTAATTGCATTAATCTGGCCTCCTGTAAACCCACTATTTGTTACATCAAAAGGAGCGATATCCACATTAAATTCAGCAATGGCATCAATACTTAATGGAGAACCCACCCCTGCCTGAGATCCGGGAGTTGCATCACCAAGACCGAAGACATCATTTAAGGTAGCGCCGTCTACCAGAATATTGTTATAACGGTCATTTGCTCCACCAAAGCTGTTCCCGCCGGTTACCTGAGGTGTCAATCGCGTAAAATCGCCTAAAGAGCGTGCAACGCTCGGTGTACGTGCAATATCTTCACTTGAAATATTTGTGCTGGCACCTGTTCGGTCGGAGTTAAAAATCTGATCCGGTACAGCAACTACAGAAATTTGTCCCAATTCAAGAGAACCCTCTTCCAGTTGAAAGTTAAGGGAAATCCTCTCTCCAAGTTCGATATTGCTAACCTCTTTAATTTGTGGATTGAATCCAATGAAAGTAACTCTTACTTCGTATGGACCTCCAACACGAACGTTTCTGATGGTATAACCACCGTCAACACGGCTTGATGTACCATACTCACTGCCGGTTGGAAGATGGACGGCAATAATATTTGCCCCCGGCAAACCTTCACCGGTCTCGTCCGTAATCGTACCCTCAATAGATCCTGAAGTCGTTCCCTGTGCAAGTAGCGTCAAAGGGAGTAACAACATCAGGGATATAATCAATAGTATTTGACGTGTCATAGAGTATTTTTTTAGCTTAGATTTTATATGTTTTCATACTAAAATCAGTATAGGAAACATATGTTAACGAGCTGTTAACAGCGTTTAAAAAATAGTGATTTTTTTGATGGATTTGAATTTTTGGAGACAGGAATCTCAAAAGAAAATATGAAAGCGGTTTTAATTTTTAGCACACAATTGACAAGTCCTTTTAAGAACAAAAAAATGATCGATTTTAAGCATGATTTCCTGTACGGATAAACGTATTATAAACACGTACTAACGTTGATTGATCGGCGCCTATGTAGTACAGAAAAACAATAAGAGTAAACACCAGCTGTAACCGAATTTCGCCGTTTCGTTTGTATCGTCTGGCTGAGGTTTCCACCGACTCATTCAACACTCTGAATTTCCCTCTCTTCTTTAGCTCTCTTACGATCTTTTGATCCTCCATTACAATCAACGTTTCGTCAAATCCTCCAACCTTCTGAAAGAGCTCTTTTTTAACGAATAAACTTTGGTCGCCAAACCGGAAAAGCGTGATTGAAAAACGGGTAAACCAACCGTACAATCTCAGGGCCGGATGAGAATCATCGAACGAGAGCCGAAAACAGCCGCTCGTATATCCTCTCTTAATTGCCTTATTAATATAAACTGTAAATTCCGGTGGGGGAGTGGTATCCGCATGAAGAAAATAGAGCAGTGATCCTGTCGCCGCACCGGCACCTTCGTTCATCTGTGCGGCACGCCCCCTTCGATTGCAACGGACAATTTTTACGTCGTTCTTTTTAGCAACCTCAATCGTTTGGTCCGTACTGCCACCATCGGCAATAATGATCTCAAGAACAAAATTCCCGGAATTTTTTTCCAGATAACTGAGAAGATCATCCAGGCGTTCTTCTTCATTAAATGTAGGAATGATGATACTGAAATCAGGCTCATTCATCAAAATTGCTGTTTCGTAAATCTTCTTCTGTATCGATATCGTTCAGAGTGGGAAGTGCACTGTAGCTCAGGCTTTTATCCCGTAAAATCCTGATCGTTTCAGGATATACGCTTTCCGTACTCCATGGAATATTATCAAAAATTTGGGGAATGAATT
It encodes:
- a CDS encoding TonB-dependent receptor, whose amino-acid sequence is MTRQILLIISLMLLLPLTLLAQGTTSGSIEGTITDETGEGLPGANIIAVHLPTGSEYGTSSRVDGGYTIRNVRVGGPYEVRVTFIGFNPQIKEVSNIELGERISLNFQLEEGSLELGQISVVAVPDQIFNSDRTGASTNISSEDIARTPSVARSLGDFTRLTPQVTGGNSFGGANDRYNNILVDGATLNDVFGLGDATPGSQAGVGSPLSIDAIAEFNVDIAPFDVTNSGFTGGQINAITKSGTNDYTGSVYFQTRNQNLIGNFEIDGESSDDYPDFTERYIGLNIGGPIVKDKLFFFVNGEFKRETSPITGGILNSGAPNEVDFESSTFDEISSILQNQYGYDPGGYSSPLDTDTNNNKLLAKLDWNINQSNKLSLRYNYVDAIANRGISRGTSSFTFSNRQYDFNSSQNSIVAELTSTLSNNAYNEARVVYTRIRDSRDVPSQRFPSVTVSIPYDSDRSGFGTINAGVEQYSQANSLDQDLIEITNNFTYISGEHEFTLGTSNQIFAFDNLFARNAFGAYTFRSIEDLASGSPYDYELSYLLEDGNPTANFTGMQFGLYVQDKWSVTNDLKVTYGLRVDVPILPDTPNNNPLVPSAFPGYSTTNVASGNLLWSPRLGFNWDASGGAKTTQIRGGVGIFSGTPPFVWISNQYSNTGVDYGRVDVSGGFDGLFSPDPDNQPRPGDHPALEPINTTEVNLIDEDFKYPQSLKVNLAVDQELPWGVVATLEGVYSSAINDVAFSNINLNQEGTSMYGRPIYGDIVFTERYGNASGYPSRRDANFTDAILLSNTDKGYQYSITGELEKRFDSGLYAKAAYTWNRAKNVNNGTSSQARSNWVYNENVDVNAPELGTADFERRHRILGVLSYRAAYANRFATTISVIYDGRSGTPYSWIYSGDANGDGQYDNDLIYVPASAGEVVLASDNWNEFDAWIESESSLSDARGGHVERNTAREDWTNYLDFKVTQEIETFGGQSIELSASVINALNLLNSEWGVRKGVSYNNHQAIYFQQYVDQDFINENPEYGLSSSDIGKPVISFDPEEQLDDNKFEVSDFTSRWQMQFSVRYNF
- a CDS encoding TIGR04283 family arsenosugar biosynthesis glycosyltransferase; the protein is MNEPDFSIIIPTFNEEERLDDLLSYLEKNSGNFVLEIIIADGGSTDQTIEVAKKNDVKIVRCNRRGRAAQMNEGAGAATGSLLYFLHADTTPPPEFTVYINKAIKRGYTSGCFRLSFDDSHPALRLYGWFTRFSITLFRFGDQSLFVKKELFQKVGGFDETLIVMEDQKIVRELKKRGKFRVLNESVETSARRYKRNGEIRLQLVFTLIVFLYYIGADQSTLVRVYNTFIRTGNHA